Proteins from one Malania oleifera isolate guangnan ecotype guangnan chromosome 4, ASM2987363v1, whole genome shotgun sequence genomic window:
- the LOC131153959 gene encoding germin-like protein subfamily 1 member 17: MVKIGAEFLTTVLVVLALASSLAYAADPNPLQDFCVAINDTKDAVFVNGKFCKDPELAVSDDFFTFGIQIPRSTSNSLGSKVTMFNVDTIPGLNTLGVSIARIDYAPGGVNPPHLHPRASELLVVEEGTLYAGFVTSNPDNRLFTKVLHKGDAFVFPMGLIHFQLNLGKTNAVAKASFGSQNAGVTTVANAVFGSNPRINPDVLAKAFQLDKKEVKHLEGLSWFDNAP; this comes from the exons ATGGTGAAAATAGGTGCTGAGTTCCTCACAACAGTACTCGTGGTTTTGGCTTTGGCTTCCTCATTGGCCTATGCCGCAGACCCAAACCCCCTTCAGGATTTCTGTGTTGCCATTAACGACACAAAGGATgctg TGTTCGTGAATGGTAAATTCTGCAAAGACCCAGAACTAGCAGTGTCGGATGATTTTTTCACATTCGGAATCCAAATACCTCGAAGTACCTCGAACTCACTGGGATCAAAAGTTACCATGTTCAACGTTGACACCATCCCGGGGCTCAACACTCTAGGCGTTTCCATCGCTCGTATTGACTATGCCCCTGGCGGTGTCAACCCGCCCCACCTTCACCCCCGTGCATCGGAGCTACTGGTGGTGGAGGAGGGCACTCTCTACGCTGGCTTTGTCACCTCCAACCCTGACAACCGCCTCTTCACCAAGGTCCTCCACAAGGGAGACGCCTTCGTGTTCCCCATGGGTCTCATTCACTTCCAGCTCAATCTAGGCAAGACCAATGCAGTGGCCAAGGCCAGCTTTGGGAGCCAGAATGCGGGCGTGACTACCGTCGCTAATGCTGTCTTTGGGTCGAATCCGCGCATTAATCCAGATGTTCTTGCCAAGGCATTCCAATTGGATAAGAAGGAAGTTAAACATCTTGAAGGACTTTCTTGGTTCGATAACGCCCCTTAG